One genomic segment of Clostridium saccharoperbutylacetonicum N1-4(HMT) includes these proteins:
- a CDS encoding UbiX family flavin prenyltransferase translates to MELVVGITGATGIIYGVKLLEALKQIENVNTHLIMSEWAIKNLEIETDYSLDYLQELSDFIYDSRNLGAKISSGSFITDGMIILPCSMKTLSSIANGYDDNLISRTAGVMLKEGRKLILCPRETPLSSIHLENMLKLSRLGVRIMPPMPAFYNNPKTIEDIVNHHVTKVFDQFGIQCYTAKRWNG, encoded by the coding sequence ATGGAGTTAGTAGTTGGGATTACAGGTGCAACAGGAATAATTTATGGGGTTAAGCTCCTTGAAGCATTGAAACAAATAGAAAATGTAAATACTCATCTCATTATGAGTGAATGGGCTATAAAAAATTTGGAAATAGAAACAGATTATTCATTAGATTATTTACAAGAATTATCAGATTTTATTTATGATAGCAGAAATCTTGGAGCAAAGATTTCTAGTGGATCATTTATTACGGATGGAATGATAATTTTGCCTTGTAGCATGAAGACACTTAGTTCAATAGCTAATGGATATGATGATAATTTAATTTCAAGAACTGCTGGAGTAATGTTGAAAGAAGGAAGAAAATTAATTTTATGTCCAAGAGAAACTCCATTAAGTTCAATACATTTGGAAAATATGCTTAAACTATCAAGACTTGGAGTTAGAATAATGCCACCAATGCCAGCATTTTATAATAATCCTAAAACTATAGAGGATATTGTAAATCATCATGTGACAAAAGTTTTTGATCAATTTGGGATACAGTGTTATACCGCAAAAAGATGGAATGGCTAA
- a CDS encoding UbiD family decarboxylase, with protein MSTERSKITDLRSALERLKGVPGQLIETSEEADPNAEISGVYRYIGAGGTVMRPTRIGPAMIFNNVKGHEDARVLIGLLASRERVGLMLDSKPERLGFLLNEAVKHPIQPIVIKEKPKCQEVVHYADEPGFDIRKLVPAPTNTEEDAGPYITLGMCYASDPENGDSDITIHRLCLQSKDEMSMFFTPGARHLGVFREKAEKLGKPLPISISIGVDPAIEIAACFEPPTTPIGFNELSIAGAIRNKAVELTQCLTIDERAIANAEYVIEGELIPNVRIREDQNSNTGKAMPEFPGYTGPACDEIPVIKVKAVTHRINPIMQTCIGPSEEHVSMAGIPTEASILQMVEKAMPGRLLNVYAHSSGGGKYMAILQFKKSQPSDEGRQRQAALLAFSAFSELKHVIIVDEDVDPFDSNDVMWALNTRYQGDVDTIFIPGVRCHPLDPSQDPEYSSSIKDKGISCKTIFDCTVPYALKDKFQRAKFKDVDPARFAPELFKSEANK; from the coding sequence ATGTCAACTGAAAGATCAAAAATAACAGATTTACGTTCTGCATTGGAACGTTTAAAAGGAGTTCCAGGACAATTAATTGAGACCAGTGAAGAAGCAGATCCTAATGCTGAAATATCAGGTGTTTATCGTTATATAGGTGCTGGCGGTACGGTAATGCGACCAACAAGAATTGGACCGGCAATGATATTTAATAATGTTAAGGGGCATGAAGATGCAAGGGTCCTTATTGGACTTTTGGCAAGCAGAGAAAGAGTTGGCTTAATGCTTGATTCAAAACCAGAACGTCTAGGCTTTCTTTTAAATGAAGCAGTTAAGCATCCAATTCAACCAATAGTTATAAAGGAAAAACCTAAATGTCAAGAGGTAGTTCATTATGCAGATGAACCAGGTTTTGATATTAGAAAATTAGTTCCTGCACCGACTAATACAGAAGAGGATGCAGGTCCATATATAACCTTGGGTATGTGCTATGCATCAGACCCTGAAAATGGTGATTCAGATATTACTATACATCGCTTATGTTTACAAAGCAAAGATGAAATGTCTATGTTCTTTACTCCAGGGGCTCGTCATTTGGGTGTGTTTCGTGAAAAAGCTGAAAAGTTAGGGAAGCCATTACCAATTTCTATTAGTATAGGAGTTGATCCTGCAATAGAAATTGCAGCTTGCTTTGAACCTCCGACAACACCAATTGGTTTTAATGAATTAAGCATTGCTGGAGCTATTAGAAATAAAGCTGTTGAATTAACTCAGTGTTTAACAATTGATGAAAGAGCAATTGCAAATGCTGAATATGTTATAGAAGGTGAATTAATTCCAAATGTGCGTATTAGAGAAGATCAAAACTCAAATACAGGAAAAGCTATGCCAGAATTTCCTGGTTATACTGGTCCAGCTTGTGATGAAATACCAGTAATAAAAGTAAAAGCTGTTACTCATCGCATAAATCCAATAATGCAAACTTGCATTGGGCCAAGCGAAGAACATGTTAGCATGGCAGGTATTCCAACAGAAGCAAGCATACTTCAAATGGTAGAAAAGGCCATGCCTGGTAGGCTGTTAAATGTGTATGCGCATTCATCAGGTGGTGGAAAATATATGGCGATTTTGCAATTTAAGAAAAGCCAGCCAAGTGATGAAGGTCGTCAAAGACAGGCCGCATTATTAGCATTTTCAGCATTTTCTGAACTTAAACATGTAATTATAGTTGATGAAGATGTTGATCCGTTTGATAGTAATGATGTAATGTGGGCTTTGAATACACGTTACCAAGGTGATGTTGATACAATATTTATTCCGGGAGTACGTTGTCATCCACTAGATCCTTCACAAGATCCAGAATATAGTTCATCAATTAAAGATAAAGGAATTTCTTGTAAGACAATATTTGATTGCACTGTGCCATATGCACTTAAAGATAAATTCCAAAGAGCAAAATTTAAAGATGTAGATCCAGCTCGTTTTGCACCAGAATTATTTAAGTCAGAAGCAAATAAATAA
- a CDS encoding FAD-dependent oxidoreductase: protein MKFKSMFTPIKIGPMTVPNRFVVPPMGNNFANTDGTLSDKSLAYYRERAVGGFGLITFEATVVDKKAKGGPRKPCLFEDRTVESFKKVIDACHEAGAKISIQLQHAGPEGNAKVAGHPLKAASAIPSSLGRNTPIAISREEIYELIEFYGDAAVRAKEAGADAVEVHCAHGYLVNSFLSPRTNKRVDEFGGCFENRLRLPRLIIENIRKKVGESMAILCRINSSDEVDGGLDVHDSATIAAYLEECGVDGLHVSRAVHIRDEYMWAPTVLHGGFNAELVTEIKRAVNIPVIIVGRFTEPHYAELLVREGRADLVAFGRQSLADPHTPNKAKEGKLDQLNPCIACLQGCVCNMYQGNPVKCLVNPFLGYEGEMKPAETKKKVIVVGGGVGGMLAGWAAAERGHDVTLFEATDTLGGQMRLAAYPPGKGDLTNMVRSYVAKCEQYGVKVRMNTEVTTEILEAEKPDAVIIATGAKPLVLPIPGINESGLIHAVDLLDGKQSCGEKVLVVGGGMVGCETADFLGEQGHDVTVIELRDKVGADVISEHRKFLMKDFEEYNIKSVTNAKVAKFFEGGVAYTLEDGSEHTLEGFDSVVLAMGARNYDPLSEKVKEIVNETYVIGDAARARRALDATAEAMEIAMKL from the coding sequence ATGAAATTTAAGTCAATGTTTACGCCAATTAAAATTGGTCCAATGACAGTTCCAAATCGTTTTGTAGTGCCACCAATGGGTAACAATTTTGCAAATACAGATGGAACATTAAGTGATAAATCTTTAGCTTATTACCGTGAACGTGCTGTTGGAGGATTTGGATTAATTACTTTTGAAGCTACGGTTGTAGATAAGAAAGCTAAGGGTGGACCACGTAAACCATGTTTATTTGAAGATAGGACTGTAGAAAGCTTTAAGAAGGTCATAGATGCTTGTCATGAGGCAGGTGCAAAAATATCTATCCAACTTCAACATGCTGGACCAGAAGGAAATGCAAAGGTTGCAGGACATCCGTTAAAAGCTGCTTCTGCAATACCATCATCTTTAGGAAGAAATACACCGATTGCTATTTCTAGAGAAGAAATATATGAACTTATAGAATTTTATGGGGATGCAGCAGTACGTGCTAAGGAAGCAGGGGCTGATGCAGTAGAAGTTCACTGTGCACATGGATATCTAGTTAATAGTTTTCTTTCACCAAGAACTAACAAGCGTGTAGATGAATTTGGTGGTTGCTTTGAAAATAGACTGCGTTTACCACGTTTAATAATTGAAAATATCCGTAAAAAAGTTGGAGAATCTATGGCAATTCTTTGTCGTATAAACAGTTCTGATGAAGTTGATGGTGGATTAGATGTTCATGATAGTGCGACAATTGCTGCTTATTTAGAAGAGTGTGGTGTTGACGGTCTCCATGTTTCACGTGCTGTACATATCCGTGATGAATATATGTGGGCACCTACAGTTTTACATGGAGGATTTAATGCGGAGCTGGTTACAGAAATTAAACGTGCAGTTAATATTCCAGTTATTATTGTTGGACGTTTTACTGAACCACATTATGCAGAATTATTAGTTCGTGAAGGACGAGCTGATTTAGTAGCATTTGGACGTCAAAGTTTAGCTGATCCTCACACACCTAATAAAGCTAAAGAAGGTAAATTAGATCAATTAAATCCTTGTATTGCTTGTCTACAGGGTTGCGTTTGCAATATGTATCAAGGAAATCCAGTTAAATGTCTTGTAAATCCATTCCTTGGTTATGAAGGTGAAATGAAGCCAGCTGAAACTAAAAAGAAAGTAATAGTTGTAGGTGGTGGAGTTGGAGGTATGCTTGCAGGATGGGCAGCAGCTGAAAGAGGTCATGATGTAACATTATTTGAGGCAACAGATACTCTTGGTGGACAAATGCGTTTAGCAGCTTATCCTCCAGGAAAAGGAGATCTTACAAATATGGTACGTAGTTATGTAGCTAAATGCGAACAATATGGAGTAAAAGTTCGTATGAATACAGAAGTAACTACTGAAATTTTAGAAGCAGAAAAACCTGATGCAGTAATTATTGCGACTGGTGCAAAGCCATTAGTACTTCCAATCCCAGGAATTAATGAATCAGGATTAATACATGCAGTAGATCTTCTTGATGGAAAACAATCTTGTGGTGAAAAGGTTCTTGTAGTAGGTGGAGGAATGGTTGGTTGTGAAACAGCTGATTTCTTAGGAGAACAAGGACATGATGTTACAGTTATTGAGCTTCGTGATAAAGTTGGAGCAGATGTGATTTCTGAACATCGCAAATTCTTAATGAAAGACTTCGAAGAATATAATATTAAAAGTGTAACTAATGCCAAAGTTGCAAAATTCTTTGAAGGTGGCGTTGCTTATACATTAGAAGATGGATCAGAACATACTCTTGAAGGCTTCGATTCAGTAGTACTTGCTATGGGAGCACGCAATTATGATCCATTAAGCGAAAAAGTTAAAGAAATTGTAAATGAAACTTATGTTATAGGTGATGCAGCAAGAGCTCGTAGAGCCTTAGATGCTACAGCAGAAGCAATGGAAATTGCTATGAAGTTATAA
- a CDS encoding FAD-dependent oxidoreductase yields the protein MKNKYANLLSPITINGMTLRNRTVMPPIGSNLATVSAEVSEEMIKYYELRAKGGTGLIIVENACVDFPMGTNGTKQCRIDDNQYVPGLYTLVERLHAYGAKVSIQLNHAGASAYAARLNGEQPISASNIPSKKGGTIPRPLTVDEMKAIAKKYGESAARAQLAGFDSVEIHGGHSYLLSQFLSPLFNDRKDEFGGSAENRARFPKMVIDEVRAAVGPRFPIAIRISADDMIQGGNTLEDSLELMEYLQEKVDFINVSIAQNDTLYLQHDKMSLPEGWRSYMAKAIRDKFDKPVITSGNFRTPEVCEEVIAKGDADLVAMGRGLIAEPYWANKVANGEEHLLRRCISCNIGCADHRLAKSQPIRCTVNPDLLFEDAYKDKQVKKSINVAVIGGGTAGLEAACTAAEVGCNVTLFEEKDRLGGLSWMIGTIPAKKKIHYFVEYLENRAKELSNLNIKLNTRATKELLDEVKPDIIINATGSKPLLPPISGLKENVDKEGGKVKSTFGFIENIDAFDKEDCKGKKIVVVGGGAVGLDVVEFFAEKGADVSDIEMLPVIGKDLDTNTKLDAYHMMKENNVKQLTETALQTVNESSFTVKNSDGSIEEINFDYGFVCLGMRAEISDLPMAEAYAEEKDVKLLNIGDSFRARRIINGTEEGRNILKTLEVMGAFR from the coding sequence ATGAAAAATAAATATGCAAATCTTTTGTCACCAATCACTATTAATGGAATGACATTAAGGAACAGAACAGTTATGCCACCTATTGGTAGTAACTTAGCAACTGTTAGTGCAGAAGTATCAGAAGAGATGATTAAATACTATGAATTAAGAGCTAAAGGTGGCACAGGGCTTATTATTGTAGAGAATGCATGTGTTGATTTTCCTATGGGAACAAATGGAACAAAGCAGTGTAGAATTGATGATAATCAATATGTACCTGGACTATACACATTGGTTGAAAGACTTCATGCGTATGGTGCGAAGGTGTCTATTCAACTTAACCATGCAGGAGCATCAGCTTATGCAGCCAGATTGAATGGTGAACAACCGATTTCAGCATCAAATATTCCCTCAAAAAAAGGTGGAACTATTCCAAGACCATTAACAGTAGATGAAATGAAAGCTATTGCTAAAAAATATGGAGAGTCTGCAGCAAGAGCTCAATTAGCAGGATTTGACTCAGTTGAGATTCATGGTGGACACTCATACCTACTTAGTCAGTTCCTTTCACCTTTATTTAATGACAGAAAAGATGAGTTTGGTGGAAGTGCTGAAAACAGAGCTAGATTTCCTAAAATGGTTATAGATGAGGTAAGAGCAGCAGTTGGTCCTAGATTCCCAATTGCAATTAGAATTAGTGCTGATGATATGATTCAAGGTGGAAATACACTAGAGGATTCCCTTGAATTAATGGAATACTTACAAGAAAAAGTTGATTTTATCAATGTTTCTATAGCACAAAATGATACTCTATATTTGCAACATGATAAGATGAGTCTTCCAGAAGGATGGAGAAGTTACATGGCTAAAGCTATAAGAGATAAATTTGACAAGCCAGTAATAACTTCAGGAAATTTCCGCACACCAGAAGTTTGTGAAGAAGTAATAGCAAAGGGAGATGCAGACCTTGTTGCTATGGGTCGTGGGTTGATAGCAGAACCATACTGGGCGAATAAAGTTGCTAATGGAGAGGAGCACCTTCTTAGAAGATGTATTTCTTGCAATATAGGATGTGCTGACCACCGTTTGGCAAAATCACAACCAATTCGTTGTACAGTTAACCCAGATCTTTTATTTGAAGATGCATACAAAGACAAGCAGGTAAAGAAATCAATTAATGTTGCAGTTATAGGTGGAGGTACTGCTGGATTAGAAGCAGCATGTACAGCAGCAGAAGTTGGATGTAATGTAACATTATTTGAAGAAAAGGATAGATTAGGTGGATTGTCTTGGATGATAGGAACAATTCCTGCGAAAAAGAAAATTCACTATTTCGTAGAATATTTAGAAAATAGAGCAAAAGAACTTTCAAATTTAAATATAAAACTTAATACAAGAGCTACAAAAGAATTATTAGATGAAGTAAAGCCAGATATCATCATAAATGCTACAGGCTCAAAGCCACTTCTTCCTCCAATATCAGGATTGAAGGAAAATGTAGATAAAGAAGGCGGAAAAGTTAAATCAACATTTGGTTTCATTGAAAATATTGATGCTTTTGATAAAGAAGACTGCAAAGGAAAGAAAATTGTAGTTGTAGGTGGTGGAGCAGTAGGTCTTGATGTTGTAGAATTTTTTGCTGAAAAGGGTGCAGATGTTTCAGATATCGAAATGCTTCCTGTAATAGGAAAAGATCTTGACACTAACACAAAACTTGATGCATACCACATGATGAAGGAAAACAATGTTAAGCAACTTACAGAAACTGCACTTCAAACTGTTAATGAAAGTTCGTTTACAGTAAAAAATTCTGATGGTAGTATTGAAGAAATAAACTTTGACTATGGATTTGTATGTCTTGGAATGAGAGCAGAGATATCTGATTTACCTATGGCTGAGGCGTATGCAGAAGAAAAGGATGTAAAGCTTCTTAATATTGGAGATAGTTTTAGAGCAAGAAGGATAATAAATGGTACTGAAGAAGGTAGAAATATATTAAAAACTCTAGAAGTAATGGGTGCTTTTAGATAA
- a CDS encoding sugar phosphate isomerase/epimerase family protein has product MNNEVIKNTYEEGLCPPLTVSSWTLGDQCKFEERVKAAKEAGYEGIGLRAETYVDALNEGLFDSDILDILKKYDMKVTEVEYITLWAEDNRSYEQKYKEQLCFHMCELFGVQHINIGLMENYSVEHTAQKLKELCQRAGKYIIGVEPMPYSGIPDVKKGWAVVEASGCDNAKLILDTWHWARANQENDIKLLEGIPADKIVSIQINDVYERPYAKSILRDESMHDRLAPGTGINVTEGFVRMIKEKGIKPACIGVEVISDAILAKGVAEAAKHTYDNTIKVLDKAWLEVSPKK; this is encoded by the coding sequence ATGAATAATGAAGTTATAAAAAATACTTATGAGGAAGGACTATGTCCGCCACTTACAGTTAGCTCATGGACATTAGGAGATCAATGTAAATTTGAGGAAAGAGTTAAGGCTGCTAAAGAAGCAGGATATGAAGGAATAGGTCTTCGTGCTGAAACATATGTAGATGCATTAAACGAAGGGTTATTTGATTCTGATATTCTTGATATTCTTAAGAAATATGATATGAAAGTTACAGAAGTAGAATATATTACACTTTGGGCAGAAGACAATCGTTCTTATGAACAAAAATACAAAGAACAATTATGTTTCCATATGTGTGAGTTATTTGGAGTTCAACATATAAATATTGGTTTAATGGAAAATTATAGTGTAGAACACACTGCACAAAAATTGAAAGAATTATGCCAAAGAGCAGGCAAATATATAATTGGAGTAGAACCTATGCCGTACAGTGGTATTCCAGATGTTAAAAAGGGATGGGCAGTAGTTGAAGCTTCTGGTTGTGACAATGCTAAACTTATCTTAGATACATGGCATTGGGCAAGAGCAAACCAAGAAAATGATATTAAATTATTAGAAGGTATTCCAGCTGATAAGATTGTATCTATTCAAATCAATGATGTTTATGAAAGACCTTATGCAAAATCTATCTTAAGAGATGAATCAATGCATGACAGACTTGCACCAGGTACAGGAATAAATGTAACAGAAGGTTTTGTTCGTATGATTAAGGAAAAAGGTATAAAACCAGCATGTATAGGTGTTGAAGTAATAAGTGATGCTATTTTAGCAAAAGGTGTTGCAGAAGCAGCTAAACACACATATGACAATACTATAAAAGTATTGGATAAGGCTTGGCTAGAAGTATCTCCTAAAAAATAA
- a CDS encoding LysR family transcriptional regulator encodes MNLNHLQYFRVLAKLEHYTQAAKELSITQPSLSHAISTIENDLGTYLFEKDGRNVKLTKYGRFFLKYVDSALNELEVGEKKLKALTNSSTGVIDLGFIYTLGAYVMPNIIKEFLDNEKYKNISFSLFQGTTRNIITGLKNEKFDLGFCSFVENEPDIDFVPILEEQLVLIVSKNHELASLDSIDLIDLANYPFVYFNKESGIRPLIDSLFSKVNITPKIICEVEEDSAVLGLVAVDYGIAIIPNISLIKNFDVKIIHISNPIVKRYIYLASMKNKYISPSANQFRNYILKNLSETL; translated from the coding sequence ATGAATTTAAATCATTTGCAATATTTTAGAGTCTTAGCTAAGCTTGAACATTACACTCAGGCCGCTAAAGAATTGTCAATTACTCAACCTAGTTTAAGTCATGCTATTTCAACAATAGAAAACGATTTAGGCACTTATTTGTTTGAGAAGGATGGAAGAAATGTAAAACTGACTAAATATGGCCGCTTTTTTCTTAAATATGTTGATAGTGCTTTAAATGAATTAGAAGTAGGAGAAAAAAAATTGAAGGCCTTGACTAACTCTTCAACTGGTGTAATTGATTTAGGTTTCATATATACCTTAGGAGCATATGTTATGCCAAATATAATTAAAGAATTTTTAGATAATGAAAAATATAAAAATATCTCATTTTCACTTTTTCAAGGCACTACTCGTAATATTATTACTGGATTAAAAAACGAAAAATTTGATTTAGGTTTCTGTTCATTTGTAGAAAATGAACCTGATATAGATTTTGTACCTATTTTAGAAGAACAGCTAGTTTTAATCGTTTCAAAAAATCATGAACTAGCTTCACTTGATAGCATTGACTTAATAGATTTAGCTAACTATCCTTTTGTATACTTCAATAAAGAAAGTGGAATACGACCTCTTATTGATAGTTTATTTAGTAAAGTTAATATTACACCTAAAATTATATGTGAAGTTGAAGAAGACAGTGCGGTTTTAGGATTGGTTGCCGTTGACTATGGTATTGCTATTATTCCTAATATATCTTTAATAAAAAATTTCGATGTAAAAATCATACATATAAGCAATCCTATTGTTAAAAGATATATTTATCTTGCTTCTATGAAGAACAAATATATTTCTCCATCTGCAAATCAATTTCGTAACTATATCCTCAAGAATTTAAGTGAAACTTTATAA
- a CDS encoding MFS transporter, which yields MNMKKYYPTALALYFTYFVHGIGVSILGQYKQNFAGAWGADKLSNGTFDVSMVLAVIAALGLGRLITLPFSGPISDRFGRKVSGLIGVVLYVAYFIGIAIAPNMYVAYAFALLGGAANSFLDTCVTPSCLEIFVNSGDVANMFTKFSISIGQFLLPFVIGFIAASNMSYTTIFFVTGIALAIDGILIAIAPFPPRNGNVDSKKDTPVKSEKMKFTATSIAVICIGFTCTSTFQLWLNCNQELGKLYGLANPSQIQTYYALGSMVAVLVTAVLVKKFIKPVRVLVLYPAISAIMLMIIYFVQTPGICLIGGFVIGYSAAGGVLQLAVSTANSMFPTNKGKITSIVMIASSVANYVILNAASYISKSGGVEGPKYVLLFNAIITVVGIVLALYVNRQYAKEGIN from the coding sequence ATGAATATGAAAAAATATTATCCAACGGCATTAGCTTTATACTTTACATATTTCGTACATGGTATTGGAGTTTCAATACTAGGACAATATAAACAAAATTTTGCAGGTGCATGGGGAGCAGATAAGTTATCAAATGGTACCTTTGATGTAAGTATGGTACTTGCAGTTATAGCTGCATTAGGACTTGGACGTTTAATCACACTTCCTTTTTCAGGACCTATTTCTGATAGATTTGGAAGAAAAGTTTCAGGATTAATTGGTGTAGTTTTATATGTAGCTTACTTTATTGGTATAGCAATCGCACCAAATATGTATGTTGCTTATGCTTTTGCTCTATTAGGTGGTGCTGCTAACTCATTCTTAGATACATGTGTTACTCCATCATGCTTAGAGATATTTGTAAATTCTGGTGATGTTGCTAATATGTTTACAAAGTTCTCAATATCAATAGGTCAATTTTTACTTCCTTTTGTAATTGGTTTTATTGCTGCAAGCAATATGTCGTATACAACAATTTTCTTTGTAACAGGTATAGCATTAGCTATAGACGGTATTTTAATTGCTATTGCACCATTTCCACCTAGAAATGGAAATGTAGATTCAAAGAAAGATACACCAGTAAAATCAGAAAAGATGAAATTTACAGCAACAAGTATAGCAGTAATTTGTATCGGATTTACATGTACATCTACTTTTCAACTATGGTTAAACTGTAATCAAGAATTAGGTAAGTTATATGGTCTAGCTAATCCAAGTCAAATTCAAACTTATTATGCATTAGGATCAATGGTTGCTGTATTAGTAACAGCAGTTCTTGTAAAGAAATTTATTAAACCAGTTAGAGTACTTGTTCTTTATCCAGCAATTTCTGCAATTATGTTAATGATTATATACTTTGTGCAAACACCTGGAATTTGTCTAATTGGTGGATTTGTAATTGGATATTCAGCAGCAGGTGGTGTACTTCAGTTAGCTGTATCGACAGCAAACTCTATGTTCCCTACAAACAAAGGAAAAATTACATCTATTGTTATGATTGCGTCTAGTGTAGCAAACTATGTTATCTTAAATGCTGCAAGTTACATTTCAAAATCAGGTGGTGTAGAAGGACCTAAATATGTACTTCTATTTAATGCAATAATTACAGTAGTTGGTATAGTACTTGCATTGTATGTAAATAGACAATATGCAAAAGAAGGAATAAATTAA
- a CDS encoding LysR family transcriptional regulator, whose product MNLYHLRYFITLAHLEHYTKAAEKLMITQPSLSSAISSLEKELGVSLFEKDGRNVVLTKCGKMFFGAVQESLEILDSNVNILKSISNGEGIIDLAFLRTLGSDFVPDVTSAFLQSYPEKEIKFHFHTGVTADIIQGLKDRKYDIAFCSKIKEEHTIDFIPIAKQELVLIVPTNHPLANKNTIDLIETIPYPQIIFTKKSGLRPIIDDLFNQIGKQPKVAYEVEEDQVIAGLVSKNFGIAVCPNMPMLNSMNLKVLQIASPNWERFFYLAVIKDRQLTPVVQKFKDFVVEHSKI is encoded by the coding sequence TTGAATTTATATCATTTACGTTATTTTATAACTCTGGCACATTTAGAGCATTATACAAAAGCTGCCGAAAAATTAATGATTACTCAACCAAGCTTAAGTAGTGCTATTTCTTCATTAGAGAAGGAACTTGGAGTTTCACTTTTCGAAAAAGATGGCAGGAATGTGGTATTAACAAAGTGTGGAAAAATGTTCTTTGGTGCTGTACAAGAATCTTTAGAAATTCTCGACTCAAATGTAAACATTTTAAAATCAATTAGCAATGGCGAAGGTATAATTGATTTAGCTTTTCTTAGGACATTAGGAAGTGATTTTGTTCCAGATGTAACTTCAGCTTTTTTACAATCGTACCCTGAAAAAGAAATTAAATTTCACTTTCATACTGGAGTAACTGCTGATATCATTCAAGGGCTTAAAGATAGAAAATATGATATTGCATTTTGTTCTAAGATTAAAGAAGAACATACTATTGATTTTATTCCAATTGCCAAACAAGAATTGGTTTTAATAGTTCCCACCAATCATCCACTTGCAAATAAAAATACTATAGATCTAATTGAAACTATTCCATATCCTCAAATTATTTTTACAAAAAAAAGTGGACTTCGACCTATAATAGACGATTTATTCAATCAAATTGGTAAACAGCCAAAAGTTGCCTATGAAGTTGAAGAGGATCAAGTGATAGCAGGATTGGTTTCTAAGAATTTTGGAATTGCTGTTTGTCCTAATATGCCTATGCTAAATTCTATGAATTTGAAAGTTCTTCAAATTGCAAGTCCAAATTGGGAGAGATTTTTTTATTTGGCAGTTATAAAAGATAGGCAATTAACGCCAGTTGTCCAGAAATTTAAAGATTTTGTTGTTGAACACTCAAAAATATAA
- the aroE gene encoding shikimate dehydrogenase, with protein sequence MEKRISGTTALYCLIGTPIGHSGSPAMYNYSFQKLGIDSAYVAFDISIEKVKDTIAAFRTLNIKGANVTMPCKNEVAKYMDELSPAARLVGAVNTIVNDGGKLTGNITDGVGFVRNLKEHGVDIKNKKITILGAGGAATAIQVQCALDGAKEINTFNIKDDFYKKAEKTIENIRKEVSECVLNLYDLEDVKKLNEKIADSDILVNATHVGMHPNENESPIKDIRVFRRDLVVSDVIYNPRKTKLLEEAEAAGCKIVTGIGMLLWQGVEAFKLYTGLEMPAKEVDELFFK encoded by the coding sequence ATGGAAAAGAGAATTTCAGGAACAACAGCTTTATATTGTTTAATTGGTACACCAATAGGTCATTCAGGATCTCCAGCTATGTATAATTATAGTTTTCAAAAGTTAGGAATAGATTCGGCGTATGTAGCTTTTGATATTTCAATAGAAAAAGTGAAGGATACTATTGCAGCTTTTAGAACATTAAATATAAAAGGCGCAAACGTAACAATGCCATGTAAAAATGAAGTTGCTAAATATATGGATGAATTATCTCCAGCAGCACGTCTAGTTGGAGCAGTTAATACTATCGTAAATGATGGAGGAAAATTAACTGGAAATATTACAGATGGTGTTGGATTCGTGCGTAACTTGAAAGAGCATGGAGTAGATATAAAGAATAAGAAAATTACTATTTTAGGTGCAGGTGGTGCTGCAACAGCAATTCAAGTTCAATGTGCTTTAGATGGAGCCAAGGAAATTAATACCTTCAATATAAAAGATGATTTTTATAAAAAAGCTGAGAAAACTATTGAAAATATTAGAAAAGAAGTTTCAGAATGTGTTTTAAATTTATATGATTTAGAAGATGTGAAAAAACTTAATGAGAAAATTGCAGATAGTGATATTCTTGTAAATGCTACACATGTAGGAATGCATCCTAACGAAAATGAATCTCCAATAAAAGATATAAGGGTTTTTAGAAGAGATTTAGTTGTATCGGATGTAATATATAACCCAAGAAAAACAAAGCTTTTAGAAGAAGCTGAAGCAGCTGGCTGCAAAATAGTGACAGGTATAGGAATGCTTTTATGGCAAGGTGTAGAAGCTTTTAAATTATATACTGGGCTTGAAATGCCAGCAAAAGAAGTTGATGAATTGTTTTTTAAATAA